In Haliaeetus albicilla chromosome 2, bHalAlb1.1, whole genome shotgun sequence, a single genomic region encodes these proteins:
- the ITGB8 gene encoding integrin beta-8 isoform X2, producing the protein MMWVPLLACLTAGIVSVPKCQRGPGPLLGAVRLLAAVPGLCQRPENRCATSNAVTCTKCLALGPECGWCAQEDFMADATQKGRCDTVFNLMKRGCQSDFVENPTVGVTIPSDHETNTQVTPGKVSVQLRPGSEANFILRVRPLEKYPVDLYYLVDVSASMHNNIEKLNSVGFALSKKMANISLDFRLGFGSYVDKTVSPYISIHPGRIHNQCSDYNLDCMPPHGYIHVLSLTDNIAEFRNAVNKQKISGNIDTPEGGFDAMLQAAVCQSHIGWRKEAKRLLLVMTDQTSHLALDSKLAGIVIPHDGNCHLKDNVYIKATSMEHPSLGQLSEKLIDNNINVIFAVQGSQFHWYKDLLPLLPGTVARQIESQAANLNDLVVEAYQKLISEVKIQVDNQIQGLHFNITAICPDGSKKTGMEGCKNVGYNEEVLFNVSVTMKGCDTTGGRKYAILKPIGFNETAVVNVQKSCACQYGDSARHKRIWADETLSDGKQSHCSDNNCSSNRDMLPSERCRQHQDQPICSGQGNCIDGKCFCYKTKLGKVYGRYCEMDDFSCPYHQGNLCSGNGECEAGKCKCYAGWEGDRCQCSLQSAKHCLNSKGQICSGRGKCVCGKCECTDPRSFGRLCEYCPTCNKACEENWNCVQCHHSNNGSQAKLDQCTTSCAYLMHYIDQTSECFSGRSYFRVFSIIFIVTFLIGLLVVLIIRQIILQGSSNKVKSSADYRVSTTKKIPLTRKRLPAQSLQRGKKPKLQPLKPEEERDPDFSHFFDTSHSCTEYSECFRESSN; encoded by the exons CGGAAAACAGATGTGCCACTTCAAATGCAGTAACATGCACGAAGTGTCTTGCTTTGGGTCCAGAGTGTGGATGGTGTGCTCAAGAG GATTTCATGGCTGACGCAACACAGAAGGGACGCTGTGACACTGTTTTCAACTTAATGAAGAGAGGCTGCCAATCAGATTTTGTAGAAAATCCCACAGTTGGTGTCACAATACCCAGTGACCATGAAACAAATACACAAGTGACACCAGGAAAAGTTTCAGTCCAACTGCGTCCAG GAAGTGAAGCAAACTTTATCTTAAGAGTTCGTCCTCTAGAGAAATACCCTGTGGATCTTTATTATTTAGTTGATGTCTCAGCCTCTATGCACAACAATATAGAAAAACTAAATTCCGTTGGATTTGCTCTATCTAAAAAGATGGCGAATATTTCTCTTGATTTTCGACTTGGATTTGGATCCTATGTGGATAAAACTGTGTCACCCTATATTAGCATTCATCCAGGTAGAATCCATAACCAATGCAG TGATTATAATTTAGATTGTATGCCTCCTCATGGTTATATTCATGTGCTATCCTTGACCGACAACATAGCAGAATTCAGAAATGCagtgaataaacaaaaaatttctGGGAATATTGATACACCTGAAGGGGGTTTTGATGCAATGCTCCAAGCAGCTGTATGCCAG agcCATATTGGATGGCGTAAAGAAGCAAAGCGACTGCTTCTTGTGATGACAGATCAAACTTCCCATCTGGCCCTTGATAGCAAATTAGCAGGGATCGTAATTCCCCATGATGGAAACTGTCATTTGAAAGATAATGTGTACATCAAAGCTACGAGTATG GAGCATCCATCTCTTGGGCAGCTCTCTGAAAAATTGATTGACAATAACATCAATGTTATTTTTGCAGTTCAAGGAAGCCAGTTCCATTGGTATAAA GATCTGTTACCTCTGTTGCCTGGTACTGTTGCAAGACAGATAGAATCACAAGCAGCAAATCTCAACGATTTGGTGGTAGAAGCCTATCAG AAACTAATCTCTGAAGTGAAAATTCAAGTGGATAACCAGATCCAAGGTCTTCATTTCAATATCACTGCAATCTGTCCTGATGGAAGTAAAAAAACTGGCATGGAAGGATGTAAAAATGTGGGATATAATGAAGAA gTACTTTTCAATGTATCAGTTACCATGAAAGGATGTGATACAactggaggaagaaaatatgCAATACTTAAGCCTATTGGTTTCAATGAAACCGCCGTCGTTAATGTGCAGAAAAGCTGCGCCTGTCAGTATGGAGACAGTGCAAGGCACAAAAGAATATGGGCTGATGAAACTTTGTCTGATGGCAAACAGTCCCATTGCAGTGACAATAATTGTAGCTCTAATAGAGATATGCTTCCTTCTGAGAGATGCAGACAACACCAGGACCAGCCCATCTGCAGTGGTCAAGGAAATTGCATAGatggaaaatgtttctgctACAAAACCAAGCTAGGCAAGGTGTATGGCAGGTACTGTGAAATGGATGATTTTTCCTGCCCGTATCACCAGGGAAACTTATGTTCTG GTAATGGTGAATGTGAAGCTGGTAAATGCAAATGCTATGCTGGCTGGGAAGGTGACCGTTGCCAGTGCTCATTGCAATCAGCAAAGCACTGCCTGAATTCAAAGGGCCAGATTTGcagtggaagaggaaaatgtgTATGTGGAAAGTGTGAGTGCACAGATCCAAGAAGCTTTGGCCGTTTGTGTGAATATTGCCCTACTTGTAACAAAGCCTGTGAAGAAAACTG gaaCTGTGTTCAGTGCCATCATTCTAACAATGGATCTCAAGCAAAACTTGACCAGTGCACAACCTCATGCGCTTACCTGATGCATTATATTGATCAAACTTCAG AATGTTTCTCTGGACGAAGCTACTTTAGAGTCTTTTCCATAATCTTTATAGTTACCTTTCTGATCGGGTTGCTTGTTGTCCTTATCATCAGGCAGATAATTCTGCAGGGGAGTAGCAATAAAGTTAAATCTTCAGCTGATTACAGAGTATCTACAACAAAGAAG ATACCATTGACAAGAAAAAGGCTTCCTGCTCAGTCTCTccaaagaggaaagaaacctAAGTTACAGCCTCTAAAGCCGGAGGAGGAAAGAGATCCTGATTTCAGCCACTTTTTTGACACCAGTCAT tcctgCACAGAGTACAGTGAATGTTTCAGAGAAAGTTCCAACTAA
- the ITGB8 gene encoding integrin beta-8 isoform X6: MADATQKGRCDTVFNLMKRGCQSDFVENPTVGVTIPSDHETNTQVTPGKVSVQLRPGSEANFILRVRPLEKYPVDLYYLVDVSASMHNNIEKLNSVGFALSKKMANISLDFRLGFGSYVDKTVSPYISIHPGRIHNQCSDYNLDCMPPHGYIHVLSLTDNIAEFRNAVNKQKISGNIDTPEGGFDAMLQAAVCQSHIGWRKEAKRLLLVMTDQTSHLALDSKLAGIVIPHDGNCHLKDNVYIKATSMEHPSLGQLSEKLIDNNINVIFAVQGSQFHWYKDLLPLLPGTVARQIESQAANLNDLVVEAYQKLISEVKIQVDNQIQGLHFNITAICPDGSKKTGMEGCKNVGYNEEVLFNVSVTMKGCDTTGGRKYAILKPIGFNETAVVNVQKSCACQYGDSARHKRIWADETLSDGKQSHCSDNNCSSNRDMLPSERCRQHQDQPICSGQGNCIDGKCFCYKTKLGKVYGRYCEMDDFSCPYHQGNLCSGNGECEAGKCKCYAGWEGDRCQCSLQSAKHCLNSKGQICSGRGKCVCGKCECTDPRSFGRLCEYCPTCNKACEENWNCVQCHHSNNGSQAKLDQCTTSCAYLMHYIDQTSECFSGRSYFRVFSIIFIVTFLIGLLVVLIIRQIILQGSSNKVKSSADYRVSTTKKIPLTRKRLPAQSLQRGKKPKLQPLKPEEERDPDFSHFFDTSHVYNKDENFGNTFLLSWV; encoded by the exons ATGGCTGACGCAACACAGAAGGGACGCTGTGACACTGTTTTCAACTTAATGAAGAGAGGCTGCCAATCAGATTTTGTAGAAAATCCCACAGTTGGTGTCACAATACCCAGTGACCATGAAACAAATACACAAGTGACACCAGGAAAAGTTTCAGTCCAACTGCGTCCAG GAAGTGAAGCAAACTTTATCTTAAGAGTTCGTCCTCTAGAGAAATACCCTGTGGATCTTTATTATTTAGTTGATGTCTCAGCCTCTATGCACAACAATATAGAAAAACTAAATTCCGTTGGATTTGCTCTATCTAAAAAGATGGCGAATATTTCTCTTGATTTTCGACTTGGATTTGGATCCTATGTGGATAAAACTGTGTCACCCTATATTAGCATTCATCCAGGTAGAATCCATAACCAATGCAG TGATTATAATTTAGATTGTATGCCTCCTCATGGTTATATTCATGTGCTATCCTTGACCGACAACATAGCAGAATTCAGAAATGCagtgaataaacaaaaaatttctGGGAATATTGATACACCTGAAGGGGGTTTTGATGCAATGCTCCAAGCAGCTGTATGCCAG agcCATATTGGATGGCGTAAAGAAGCAAAGCGACTGCTTCTTGTGATGACAGATCAAACTTCCCATCTGGCCCTTGATAGCAAATTAGCAGGGATCGTAATTCCCCATGATGGAAACTGTCATTTGAAAGATAATGTGTACATCAAAGCTACGAGTATG GAGCATCCATCTCTTGGGCAGCTCTCTGAAAAATTGATTGACAATAACATCAATGTTATTTTTGCAGTTCAAGGAAGCCAGTTCCATTGGTATAAA GATCTGTTACCTCTGTTGCCTGGTACTGTTGCAAGACAGATAGAATCACAAGCAGCAAATCTCAACGATTTGGTGGTAGAAGCCTATCAG AAACTAATCTCTGAAGTGAAAATTCAAGTGGATAACCAGATCCAAGGTCTTCATTTCAATATCACTGCAATCTGTCCTGATGGAAGTAAAAAAACTGGCATGGAAGGATGTAAAAATGTGGGATATAATGAAGAA gTACTTTTCAATGTATCAGTTACCATGAAAGGATGTGATACAactggaggaagaaaatatgCAATACTTAAGCCTATTGGTTTCAATGAAACCGCCGTCGTTAATGTGCAGAAAAGCTGCGCCTGTCAGTATGGAGACAGTGCAAGGCACAAAAGAATATGGGCTGATGAAACTTTGTCTGATGGCAAACAGTCCCATTGCAGTGACAATAATTGTAGCTCTAATAGAGATATGCTTCCTTCTGAGAGATGCAGACAACACCAGGACCAGCCCATCTGCAGTGGTCAAGGAAATTGCATAGatggaaaatgtttctgctACAAAACCAAGCTAGGCAAGGTGTATGGCAGGTACTGTGAAATGGATGATTTTTCCTGCCCGTATCACCAGGGAAACTTATGTTCTG GTAATGGTGAATGTGAAGCTGGTAAATGCAAATGCTATGCTGGCTGGGAAGGTGACCGTTGCCAGTGCTCATTGCAATCAGCAAAGCACTGCCTGAATTCAAAGGGCCAGATTTGcagtggaagaggaaaatgtgTATGTGGAAAGTGTGAGTGCACAGATCCAAGAAGCTTTGGCCGTTTGTGTGAATATTGCCCTACTTGTAACAAAGCCTGTGAAGAAAACTG gaaCTGTGTTCAGTGCCATCATTCTAACAATGGATCTCAAGCAAAACTTGACCAGTGCACAACCTCATGCGCTTACCTGATGCATTATATTGATCAAACTTCAG AATGTTTCTCTGGACGAAGCTACTTTAGAGTCTTTTCCATAATCTTTATAGTTACCTTTCTGATCGGGTTGCTTGTTGTCCTTATCATCAGGCAGATAATTCTGCAGGGGAGTAGCAATAAAGTTAAATCTTCAGCTGATTACAGAGTATCTACAACAAAGAAG ATACCATTGACAAGAAAAAGGCTTCCTGCTCAGTCTCTccaaagaggaaagaaacctAAGTTACAGCCTCTAAAGCCGGAGGAGGAAAGAGATCCTGATTTCAGCCACTTTTTTGACACCAGTCAT GTCTACAACAAAGATGAGAACTTTGGAAATACATTCCTGCTATCCTGGGTTTAA
- the ITGB8 gene encoding integrin beta-8 isoform X1 — MMWVPLLACLTAGIVSVPKCQRGPGPLLGAVRLLAAVPGLCQRPENRCATSNAVTCTKCLALGPECGWCAQEDFMADATQKGRCDTVFNLMKRGCQSDFVENPTVGVTIPSDHETNTQVTPGKVSVQLRPGSEANFILRVRPLEKYPVDLYYLVDVSASMHNNIEKLNSVGFALSKKMANISLDFRLGFGSYVDKTVSPYISIHPGRIHNQCSDYNLDCMPPHGYIHVLSLTDNIAEFRNAVNKQKISGNIDTPEGGFDAMLQAAVCQSHIGWRKEAKRLLLVMTDQTSHLALDSKLAGIVIPHDGNCHLKDNVYIKATSMEHPSLGQLSEKLIDNNINVIFAVQGSQFHWYKDLLPLLPGTVARQIESQAANLNDLVVEAYQKLISEVKIQVDNQIQGLHFNITAICPDGSKKTGMEGCKNVGYNEEVLFNVSVTMKGCDTTGGRKYAILKPIGFNETAVVNVQKSCACQYGDSARHKRIWADETLSDGKQSHCSDNNCSSNRDMLPSERCRQHQDQPICSGQGNCIDGKCFCYKTKLGKVYGRYCEMDDFSCPYHQGNLCSGNGECEAGKCKCYAGWEGDRCQCSLQSAKHCLNSKGQICSGRGKCVCGKCECTDPRSFGRLCEYCPTCNKACEENWNCVQCHHSNNGSQAKLDQCTTSCAYLMHYIDQTSECFSGRSYFRVFSIIFIVTFLIGLLVVLIIRQIILQGSSNKVKSSADYRVSTTKKIPLTRKRLPAQSLQRGKKPKLQPLKPEEERDPDFSHFFDTSHVYNKDENFGNTFLLSWV; from the exons CGGAAAACAGATGTGCCACTTCAAATGCAGTAACATGCACGAAGTGTCTTGCTTTGGGTCCAGAGTGTGGATGGTGTGCTCAAGAG GATTTCATGGCTGACGCAACACAGAAGGGACGCTGTGACACTGTTTTCAACTTAATGAAGAGAGGCTGCCAATCAGATTTTGTAGAAAATCCCACAGTTGGTGTCACAATACCCAGTGACCATGAAACAAATACACAAGTGACACCAGGAAAAGTTTCAGTCCAACTGCGTCCAG GAAGTGAAGCAAACTTTATCTTAAGAGTTCGTCCTCTAGAGAAATACCCTGTGGATCTTTATTATTTAGTTGATGTCTCAGCCTCTATGCACAACAATATAGAAAAACTAAATTCCGTTGGATTTGCTCTATCTAAAAAGATGGCGAATATTTCTCTTGATTTTCGACTTGGATTTGGATCCTATGTGGATAAAACTGTGTCACCCTATATTAGCATTCATCCAGGTAGAATCCATAACCAATGCAG TGATTATAATTTAGATTGTATGCCTCCTCATGGTTATATTCATGTGCTATCCTTGACCGACAACATAGCAGAATTCAGAAATGCagtgaataaacaaaaaatttctGGGAATATTGATACACCTGAAGGGGGTTTTGATGCAATGCTCCAAGCAGCTGTATGCCAG agcCATATTGGATGGCGTAAAGAAGCAAAGCGACTGCTTCTTGTGATGACAGATCAAACTTCCCATCTGGCCCTTGATAGCAAATTAGCAGGGATCGTAATTCCCCATGATGGAAACTGTCATTTGAAAGATAATGTGTACATCAAAGCTACGAGTATG GAGCATCCATCTCTTGGGCAGCTCTCTGAAAAATTGATTGACAATAACATCAATGTTATTTTTGCAGTTCAAGGAAGCCAGTTCCATTGGTATAAA GATCTGTTACCTCTGTTGCCTGGTACTGTTGCAAGACAGATAGAATCACAAGCAGCAAATCTCAACGATTTGGTGGTAGAAGCCTATCAG AAACTAATCTCTGAAGTGAAAATTCAAGTGGATAACCAGATCCAAGGTCTTCATTTCAATATCACTGCAATCTGTCCTGATGGAAGTAAAAAAACTGGCATGGAAGGATGTAAAAATGTGGGATATAATGAAGAA gTACTTTTCAATGTATCAGTTACCATGAAAGGATGTGATACAactggaggaagaaaatatgCAATACTTAAGCCTATTGGTTTCAATGAAACCGCCGTCGTTAATGTGCAGAAAAGCTGCGCCTGTCAGTATGGAGACAGTGCAAGGCACAAAAGAATATGGGCTGATGAAACTTTGTCTGATGGCAAACAGTCCCATTGCAGTGACAATAATTGTAGCTCTAATAGAGATATGCTTCCTTCTGAGAGATGCAGACAACACCAGGACCAGCCCATCTGCAGTGGTCAAGGAAATTGCATAGatggaaaatgtttctgctACAAAACCAAGCTAGGCAAGGTGTATGGCAGGTACTGTGAAATGGATGATTTTTCCTGCCCGTATCACCAGGGAAACTTATGTTCTG GTAATGGTGAATGTGAAGCTGGTAAATGCAAATGCTATGCTGGCTGGGAAGGTGACCGTTGCCAGTGCTCATTGCAATCAGCAAAGCACTGCCTGAATTCAAAGGGCCAGATTTGcagtggaagaggaaaatgtgTATGTGGAAAGTGTGAGTGCACAGATCCAAGAAGCTTTGGCCGTTTGTGTGAATATTGCCCTACTTGTAACAAAGCCTGTGAAGAAAACTG gaaCTGTGTTCAGTGCCATCATTCTAACAATGGATCTCAAGCAAAACTTGACCAGTGCACAACCTCATGCGCTTACCTGATGCATTATATTGATCAAACTTCAG AATGTTTCTCTGGACGAAGCTACTTTAGAGTCTTTTCCATAATCTTTATAGTTACCTTTCTGATCGGGTTGCTTGTTGTCCTTATCATCAGGCAGATAATTCTGCAGGGGAGTAGCAATAAAGTTAAATCTTCAGCTGATTACAGAGTATCTACAACAAAGAAG ATACCATTGACAAGAAAAAGGCTTCCTGCTCAGTCTCTccaaagaggaaagaaacctAAGTTACAGCCTCTAAAGCCGGAGGAGGAAAGAGATCCTGATTTCAGCCACTTTTTTGACACCAGTCAT GTCTACAACAAAGATGAGAACTTTGGAAATACATTCCTGCTATCCTGGGTTTAA
- the ITGB8 gene encoding integrin beta-8 isoform X3 yields the protein MMWVPLLACLTAGIVSVPKCQRGPGPLLGAVRLLAAVPGLCQRPENRCATSNAVTCTKCLALGPECGWCAQEDFMADATQKGRCDTVFNLMKRGCQSDFVENPTVGVTIPSDHETNTQVTPGKVSVQLRPGSEANFILRVRPLEKYPVDLYYLVDVSASMHNNIEKLNSVGFALSKKMANISLDFRLGFGSYVDKTVSPYISIHPGRIHNQCSDYNLDCMPPHGYIHVLSLTDNIAEFRNAVNKQKISGNIDTPEGGFDAMLQAAVCQSHIGWRKEAKRLLLVMTDQTSHLALDSKLAGIVIPHDGNCHLKDNVYIKATSMEHPSLGQLSEKLIDNNINVIFAVQGSQFHWYKDLLPLLPGTVARQIESQAANLNDLVVEAYQKLISEVKIQVDNQIQGLHFNITAICPDGSKKTGMEGCKNVGYNEEVLFNVSVTMKGCDTTGGRKYAILKPIGFNETAVVNVQKSCACQYGDSARHKRIWADETLSDGKQSHCSDNNCSSNRDMLPSERCRQHQDQPICSGQGNCIDGKCFCYKTKLGKVYGRYCEMDDFSCPYHQGNLCSGNGECEAGKCKCYAGWEGDRCQCSLQSAKHCLNSKGQICSGRGKCVCGKCECTDPRSFGRLCEYCPTCNKACEENWNCVQCHHSNNGSQAKLDQCTTSCAYLMHYIDQTSECFSGRSYFRVFSIIFIVTFLIGLLVVLIIRQIILQGSSNKVKSSADYRVSTTKKIPLTRKRLPAQSLQRGKKPKLQPLKPEEERDPDFSHFFDTSHVGARYYRISLPA from the exons CGGAAAACAGATGTGCCACTTCAAATGCAGTAACATGCACGAAGTGTCTTGCTTTGGGTCCAGAGTGTGGATGGTGTGCTCAAGAG GATTTCATGGCTGACGCAACACAGAAGGGACGCTGTGACACTGTTTTCAACTTAATGAAGAGAGGCTGCCAATCAGATTTTGTAGAAAATCCCACAGTTGGTGTCACAATACCCAGTGACCATGAAACAAATACACAAGTGACACCAGGAAAAGTTTCAGTCCAACTGCGTCCAG GAAGTGAAGCAAACTTTATCTTAAGAGTTCGTCCTCTAGAGAAATACCCTGTGGATCTTTATTATTTAGTTGATGTCTCAGCCTCTATGCACAACAATATAGAAAAACTAAATTCCGTTGGATTTGCTCTATCTAAAAAGATGGCGAATATTTCTCTTGATTTTCGACTTGGATTTGGATCCTATGTGGATAAAACTGTGTCACCCTATATTAGCATTCATCCAGGTAGAATCCATAACCAATGCAG TGATTATAATTTAGATTGTATGCCTCCTCATGGTTATATTCATGTGCTATCCTTGACCGACAACATAGCAGAATTCAGAAATGCagtgaataaacaaaaaatttctGGGAATATTGATACACCTGAAGGGGGTTTTGATGCAATGCTCCAAGCAGCTGTATGCCAG agcCATATTGGATGGCGTAAAGAAGCAAAGCGACTGCTTCTTGTGATGACAGATCAAACTTCCCATCTGGCCCTTGATAGCAAATTAGCAGGGATCGTAATTCCCCATGATGGAAACTGTCATTTGAAAGATAATGTGTACATCAAAGCTACGAGTATG GAGCATCCATCTCTTGGGCAGCTCTCTGAAAAATTGATTGACAATAACATCAATGTTATTTTTGCAGTTCAAGGAAGCCAGTTCCATTGGTATAAA GATCTGTTACCTCTGTTGCCTGGTACTGTTGCAAGACAGATAGAATCACAAGCAGCAAATCTCAACGATTTGGTGGTAGAAGCCTATCAG AAACTAATCTCTGAAGTGAAAATTCAAGTGGATAACCAGATCCAAGGTCTTCATTTCAATATCACTGCAATCTGTCCTGATGGAAGTAAAAAAACTGGCATGGAAGGATGTAAAAATGTGGGATATAATGAAGAA gTACTTTTCAATGTATCAGTTACCATGAAAGGATGTGATACAactggaggaagaaaatatgCAATACTTAAGCCTATTGGTTTCAATGAAACCGCCGTCGTTAATGTGCAGAAAAGCTGCGCCTGTCAGTATGGAGACAGTGCAAGGCACAAAAGAATATGGGCTGATGAAACTTTGTCTGATGGCAAACAGTCCCATTGCAGTGACAATAATTGTAGCTCTAATAGAGATATGCTTCCTTCTGAGAGATGCAGACAACACCAGGACCAGCCCATCTGCAGTGGTCAAGGAAATTGCATAGatggaaaatgtttctgctACAAAACCAAGCTAGGCAAGGTGTATGGCAGGTACTGTGAAATGGATGATTTTTCCTGCCCGTATCACCAGGGAAACTTATGTTCTG GTAATGGTGAATGTGAAGCTGGTAAATGCAAATGCTATGCTGGCTGGGAAGGTGACCGTTGCCAGTGCTCATTGCAATCAGCAAAGCACTGCCTGAATTCAAAGGGCCAGATTTGcagtggaagaggaaaatgtgTATGTGGAAAGTGTGAGTGCACAGATCCAAGAAGCTTTGGCCGTTTGTGTGAATATTGCCCTACTTGTAACAAAGCCTGTGAAGAAAACTG gaaCTGTGTTCAGTGCCATCATTCTAACAATGGATCTCAAGCAAAACTTGACCAGTGCACAACCTCATGCGCTTACCTGATGCATTATATTGATCAAACTTCAG AATGTTTCTCTGGACGAAGCTACTTTAGAGTCTTTTCCATAATCTTTATAGTTACCTTTCTGATCGGGTTGCTTGTTGTCCTTATCATCAGGCAGATAATTCTGCAGGGGAGTAGCAATAAAGTTAAATCTTCAGCTGATTACAGAGTATCTACAACAAAGAAG ATACCATTGACAAGAAAAAGGCTTCCTGCTCAGTCTCTccaaagaggaaagaaacctAAGTTACAGCCTCTAAAGCCGGAGGAGGAAAGAGATCCTGATTTCAGCCACTTTTTTGACACCAGTCATGTAGGTGCACGCTATTACAGAATTTCTCTCCCTGCATGA